From a single Cyprinus carpio isolate SPL01 unplaced genomic scaffold, ASM1834038v1 S000006695, whole genome shotgun sequence genomic region:
- the LOC109101440 gene encoding interleukin-12 subunit beta-like — MFFLLLSTLLFLQSSADGSIKTEESYWTLKPNVLVVNVNVGEDVNVPLICGEAYEGENITWTRNDENLEAQGNRIVVTVEGWMGGNYSCFNSEGSYLNHTLVLAQWTFRKFIKNTPKKGTTLFYPGYIDCSTNNYGGSFKCDWTWDANRNGHVAHIKATRPGGSNISCSLDSSRNITCLDHDYCPYAEEVERINLTIYFRSSFVVESYNTKFYIMDIVRPDMVPISRINKTSVEVKYPHSWSTPSSYFPLMFQVKEIRCRKHDNCDCSKPYSQEIFFTQSHQLPVTKGMTVCERARDEFCNSSWGDWNQYKSHIRLPKTGITVTSQCGAKRLAIPPMSTEFGHQIKRTT, encoded by the exons ATGTTTTTTCTCTTATTGAGTACATTGTTGTTTCTCCAGTCCTCTGCTGATGGATCCATCAAAACAGAAGAGAGCTACTGGACACTTAAACCAAATG TGCTTGTGGTGAATGTCAATGTAGGTGAAGATGTAAACGTGCCACTTATCTGTGGAGAAGCGTATGAAGGGGAAAATATTACATGGACCAGAAATGATGAAAATCTGGAGGCTCAAGGAAACAGGATCGTCGTCACAGTAGAGGGGTGGATGGGGGGAAACTACTCGTGTTTCAATAGTGAGGGATCCTACCTAAACCACACACTGGTGCTGGCTCAGTGGACCTTCAGGAAGTTTATCAAGAATACTCCTAAGAAAGGTACAACCCTCTTTTACCCA GGTTACATCGATTGTTCAACAAATAACTATGGAGGTTCCTTCAAATGTGATTGGACATGGGATGCAAATAGGAATGGCCATGTTGCTCATATCAAAGCCACACG CCCTGGTGGAAGCAACATCAGCTGCAGTCTGGATTCCAGTAGGAATATCACATGCTTAGACCATGACTATTGTCCCTATGCAGAGGAGGTAGAGCGCATCAACCTGACCATATACTTCAGAAGCAGCTTTGTTGTTGAATCCTACAATACAAAGTTCTACATCATGGATATCG TGAGGCCTGATATGGTGCCTATTAGTAGGATCAATAAAACATCTGTAGAGGTCAAATATCCACACTCCTGGAGCACACCATCATCCTACTTCCCTCTCATGTTCCAAGTGAAAGAGATTCGCTGTCGGAAACATGACAATTGTGACTGCTCCAAACCGTACTCACAAGAG ATTTTCTTCACACAAAGTCACCAGCTGCCAGTGACAAAAGGGATGAcggtgtgtgagagagcgagggATGAATTCTGTAATTCCTCATGGGGTGACTGGAACCAGTACAA aTCACACATAAGACTGCCCAAGACAGGAATTACTGTCACATCTCAATGTGGAGCAAAGCGACTTGCTATTCCACCCATGTCAACAGAGTTCGGGCATCAAATCAAAAGAACCACCTAA